A part of Nocardioides sp. WS12 genomic DNA contains:
- a CDS encoding LysR family transcriptional regulator yields MIDLDALAGLQAVATHGSVVAAAAATGFTPSAISQQVKRLERQTGVPLLERVGRGVMLTSHGHHLVDAGQQVLSDLELLETNLQQRAGVVAGRIRLAAFSTAMRGLVAPVARGLRDAHPDLTLTLREGEPWDVVDLVASGQVELGIVHRWGGVPQPIPDHVVATPLPGDVADLIVHRDDPLARRRSVTPHDLIDVDWIATPEGTICRQWLSRMYDGTGRPPRIAHVSAEFDSHLALVAAGLGVALVPRMGRAPLGDQLVAVPVTDPEPIRLIDALHRRTMADSPAVQAVLNAFDHVGTTVGE; encoded by the coding sequence ATGATTGATCTGGACGCCCTCGCCGGACTGCAGGCCGTCGCCACCCACGGCTCCGTCGTTGCCGCAGCCGCCGCGACCGGCTTCACGCCGAGTGCGATCTCCCAACAGGTCAAGCGCCTCGAACGCCAGACGGGGGTGCCGCTGCTCGAACGCGTCGGCCGCGGCGTGATGCTCACCAGCCACGGCCACCACCTCGTCGACGCCGGCCAGCAGGTGCTCTCCGACCTCGAACTCCTCGAGACCAACCTCCAGCAGCGCGCCGGAGTCGTCGCCGGCCGGATCCGTCTCGCCGCGTTCTCCACCGCGATGCGCGGCCTGGTCGCCCCCGTCGCCCGCGGCCTGCGCGACGCCCACCCCGACCTGACCCTGACCCTGCGCGAGGGCGAGCCGTGGGACGTCGTCGACCTCGTCGCGAGCGGCCAGGTCGAACTCGGCATCGTGCACCGATGGGGCGGCGTGCCGCAGCCGATCCCCGACCACGTCGTCGCCACTCCCCTGCCGGGCGACGTCGCGGACCTGATCGTGCACCGCGACGACCCGCTCGCCCGGCGCCGCAGCGTCACGCCGCACGACCTGATCGACGTGGACTGGATCGCCACCCCCGAAGGCACCATCTGCCGCCAGTGGCTGTCCCGGATGTACGACGGCACCGGCCGTCCGCCCCGGATCGCGCACGTGTCAGCAGAGTTCGACTCGCACCTTGCCCTCGTCGCAGCAGGGCTCGGCGTCGCCCTCGTCCCGCGGATGGGTCGCGCCCCGCTCGGTGACCAACTGGTCGCCGTACCCGTGACCGATCCGGAACCGATCCGGCTCATCGACGCCCTGCACCGCCGGACGATGGCGGACTCACCGGCCGTGCAGGCGGTTCTCAACGCGTTCGACCACGTCGGCACTACCGTCGGGGAATGA
- a CDS encoding EamA family transporter gives MNRKDQSLAALVAVIWGFNFVVIDWGMGDVPPLLFLAARFLAVIVPAVFLLDPPPVPWRTVAAVGVFMSLGQFGFLYVAMDAGMPPGLAGLVLQAQVGLTILLATVVLRERPTGPQMVGVALGAAGLVVVGFGRGGHVPLIALVLCLMGALMWAIGNVISRASGATGGLALTVWSALVVPIPLILLSMILDGPGALADGVAAFGWKAAVSTLYTAGLASLVGYGIFNGLLSRNTSASVVPWIMLVPPVAIGSAWLLLNEVPSTGELVGGAILVFGVLVASRTNRIRREPARQAANSVGEPNLSDPTPCTPDLPLPGTPAQPAPAVP, from the coding sequence GTGAATCGCAAGGACCAGTCCCTCGCCGCGCTCGTCGCCGTCATCTGGGGCTTCAACTTCGTCGTCATCGACTGGGGCATGGGCGACGTACCGCCGTTGCTGTTCCTCGCTGCCCGCTTCCTCGCGGTGATCGTCCCGGCCGTGTTCCTGCTCGACCCGCCGCCCGTGCCGTGGCGCACGGTCGCGGCCGTCGGTGTCTTCATGTCGCTCGGCCAGTTCGGCTTCCTGTACGTCGCCATGGATGCCGGCATGCCGCCCGGGCTCGCCGGTCTGGTGCTCCAGGCCCAGGTGGGCCTGACGATCCTGCTCGCCACTGTGGTGCTCCGGGAACGCCCCACCGGCCCACAGATGGTCGGCGTCGCGCTCGGTGCCGCAGGACTGGTCGTCGTGGGTTTCGGCCGCGGCGGGCACGTGCCCCTGATCGCCCTCGTGCTGTGCCTGATGGGCGCGCTGATGTGGGCGATCGGCAATGTCATCTCGAGAGCCTCCGGAGCCACGGGCGGCCTCGCGCTCACCGTCTGGTCAGCCCTGGTCGTGCCGATCCCGCTGATCCTGCTCTCGATGATCCTCGACGGGCCGGGGGCGCTGGCTGACGGTGTCGCTGCATTCGGCTGGAAGGCGGCCGTGTCCACGCTCTACACCGCCGGCCTTGCCTCGCTGGTCGGTTACGGCATCTTCAACGGGCTGTTGTCGCGCAACACCTCGGCCTCGGTCGTGCCGTGGATCATGCTGGTGCCGCCCGTCGCGATCGGGTCCGCGTGGCTCCTCCTGAACGAGGTGCCGTCGACGGGCGAACTGGTCGGCGGCGCGATCCTCGTGTTCGGGGTGCTGGTGGCCTCACGCACCAACCGAATTCGTCGTGAACCGGCCCGTCAGGCAGCAAATTCGGTAGGTGAACCGAACCTCAGTGACCCGACTCCGTGTACGCCGGACCTTCCCCTGCCAGGGACGCCAGCGCAGCCCGCACCCGCCGTGCCGTGA